In Miscanthus floridulus cultivar M001 chromosome 8, ASM1932011v1, whole genome shotgun sequence, the sequence attcttcagaccgaacggcattgaaatgtagcaaaacgatccgaagggggtgataaaagatgtcgcgagctggtcggactctttcatcgcgatttggtggtagccggagtatgcgccaaggaagcagagggtttcgcaccctgaggtggaatcgactatttggtctattcgtggcaaaggaaacggatcctttggacacgccttggtGAGGCCGGTGTAATcgacacattctccatttcccgctcttctttcgcacaagaacgggatttgctaaccactctgggtggtatacttccttaatgaatcctgcggccagcagTTTAGCTATCTcgtcgccgatggccctgcgtttctcctcgtcgaagcggcgcaggcgttgcttcaccggcttggagcccgggaggatctggagagtatgctcggcgacctccctcgggatgcccggcatatccgagggtttccacgcaaagatgtctttgttgtcgcggaggaagtcgacgagtgcgctttcctattcggaggagagcgcggtcccgatacggactttttttGCCCTCGaagctgctggggtccaagaggacctccctggagccttctgccgatttgaacgacccggttgatttcttcgcgtcgggtgcctcttcaacgacctcttccctgagggtggcgagctcttcggaggcgatgattgcggatgcgtgtccgcagcattcgacttcgcactcgtaagcgcgctggaaggaggtgccgatggtgatgaccccgcggggacctgacatcttcagcttaaggtacgtataattggggacggccatgaacttcgcgtagcatggtcgtcccaggatggcgtggaaagtccccgggaaccccactacgtcgaaggtgagggtctcggtccggtaattggaccgattcccgaaagtgacgggcagatcgatctgccccagtggcatagcctgcctaccaggcacgacgccatggaaaggcgctcggatggggcggaggttcgttcgatcgacgcccatctcgtcgagcgtcttggcgtacatgatgttgaggccgctgcctccgtccatcagtactttcgtgagccgcttaggtccgacgatcggatcgacgacaagcgggtaccttcccggatgtgggatggcatccggatggtcggtccggtcgaaggttatggcggactccgaccaccggaggaaggttggcgtggccggtccggctGTATAGACTTCGCGGCGCGCGAGCTtctggcgacgcttggagtcgtagaccgtcgatcccccgaagatcatgaggcgccggtcggcgttgggaaggcgtcgtccttctctgCGTCATCTGTggcgggaacaggctccttcccctgctcccctttgttaaggcccccagacaagtatttgcgcatgaggccgcaatccttgtatagatgcttggccgggaaggcgtggtttgggcatggcccctcgaccattttctcgaagtggttcggagtgccctccgcgggcttccggccacctttgcggccggcagcggccacgagcgagttgtcgcgccgttgcttcttatttttccttttggtgggacggttggaggcgccttcgccggcgtcctcgtcccgcctcatctttccgtcggagcgatcaaagacgGCTCCGagtgcctcctctccagaggcgtgactggtggcgatgtccaggagttccttggtagtccgcgggcccctgcgtcctagcttgtggaccagggattcacaggttgtcccggacagaaaggctcctattacgtcggcgtcggcgacgttagggagctcgttgcactgtcgagagaagcgccggatgtacccgcgaagggtttcatcggccttctggcggcagttcttgaggtcccatgggttttcaGGGCGTTTGtgcgtgccctggaagttgcccacgaagatctccgttaGATCAGTCCAACTCTGAAtgacattggacggtaggtgctccagccatgctcacgccgaatcggccaagaacagcgggagattgcgaataatgaaatcgtcattactcgcaccaccggcctgacatgcaagccgatagtcttcgagccaaagcccgggatttgtttcgccagaatatttagggatgttggtaggcggtcgataccttagggggaacgtggcgttgaggatgtgccgaccgaaggcctgaggacctggcaggccggggctcgggcttcggtcctcgttgctgtcgtagcgtccaccacgtcggggatggtagccgcggtgtgctgcttctccatcgtcgccgtgggcgtgtttccgagcgtcgatgatgctgcgtacgtcgcggccatgaCCGAGGCGTTGACGTACTGGGACGGCGGAAGGTtgcctgccgcctggcggtgtttggtgaacggatgcgtccttggtgggacgcactgagggcgtgcgctggctggtgtcgggttcgcgtcgtcgggacaacaaactttccgcctgctgcgccgccgcacgctcgagcaacgtgcgaatttctcggctGGCGcgacgatcctcggacgtcgcagcctccggaaggccatgcagcaaggcggttgctgcggcgatgttctggctggctcgggcaaagtgaggaagggccccatcatcggtgaggatcctttggtgtacggcgcgggccgtggcgcgcgcgcgccccccgtctttgcggcgttcaatctcgcgattgatgtccgcgtactcccggacgagcccttgcccggcctcatcgatctcttgctgacgggccctcaactgctccatccttaggcgagatggggcagtcgtctcttccccggatctgccgtcagggttgtttggaggggtgacctcttcctcgGGGatactttcgacgtgaccctcgggggtctgagtcatgaagcattcccgggaagggtggtggctccccctactggaatccgagctggagaacgatcctggttcctcgttgaggagcgcgtagagggtctccgtatcatgctcgatcacccccacgaactcgatgtccgtgggtgactgaaccaCACGTAGTGCCAGAGGGTGGCcaacggtcgccgcagcgttgcggagaccgaacggaaacgctgtcggggcgctccgtacgggACCTTCCGGACACAGAGTGACGTTGTGCGTGacctcccttgatgactggggtccaagggagttgcccggcgggccctcaagcctaagacggctgaggtcgatggaagggagagaccgTGCGACCGTGTgggtcagcgccagctctcctcctagtgtgatgatgaaatctaggtcgccgaaacgcacgtgtgcgcccggggcccagctgattgcgtgggttgccatccgaggccttttctggaacgcgcaaagccccctacctggcgcgtcaactgttggtgtttcgtacgaacaccggcaagtaaatttatagtaatgcgcgttaggctcggatggtgcgctaaaggacacaaaatttatactggttcgggccgaatgtccctacgttcagtttgttgctactcgtgttattagcaccgtgaacggtctgtagtaaggggtacaaacgatcgagagagggggactggtcccaagtctctgatggaagggttgaaaggaggtcaagagcttcgtagcagcttgactgtgtatGTGAGTCTTCTTGTTCGGTTCAAAGttcgtccctttgatggaggaagcgcatccccttttatagaggaaggggctggcttttacaagggtgagggtttATGATGTatactctacctagtcttgtggctcacgtctacctggcctggttcttcattctgatgagttcgaaggaagataagcacctacaatactgtcgatgtctctgtagaatgtcaggttgatcacagaatgctgccctgcgcagggtatgggctgtagtacagtggctttgacttactagcctctcccagccttgccccgcatgccttctggttcctgtgagtcttcgtcggagggacgaggggttggAGTCCAGAgtaacgccgtggtcaaggccttctgacttggtggacctgaggggtcgggaagcgggcgccgctccctcgggtccatggcgtggtgacagaatatccgtcgttcgtggagatagcaaatccttttctggagcgtagcggttgtcgtatatcttcgtcgggttccgtgtcctagggctgaaggcggcgcctacaactctacagggcgaggagcacgcacctgtaaagCCTTTCGgtctctgcggcgcccggaagggtctaaagctccTGTCCCGTCactccctggcagtacttttcctgccagggcgcagggtatggtccttagagccatggttgacctgaaCGTCCTGTCTttgccctgtacctatcatctcgagggaacggggagaagttgtcaggcaagatgaatccagtctttagatatggagcagagtgaggctcgttccttgccgtcgggcgaaacggagaccagTCCCTAACTCTCGGGCGAGACCGAtcctgcccctccggggtcgggtgaggcggaatctatccctcagccctcgggtgagaccgagcccgccctaaaggcgtcgggcgagacggagactagccctgagccctcgggcgaggcagagccacctcaatggcgtcgggtgagacggagtctatccctcggccctcgggcgagaccgagcccgccctaaaggcgtcggacGAGACgaagactaaccctgagccctcgggcgaggcagagctatctcaaaaaggcgtcgggcgaggcggaaccaaactcctgtcattcgaacaagggacgaAACGGcgctcttatgcgtccagaagtttttaacgtttggcaccttctggggtaccccggtattaggtccccgacagaaaGCATAGCGCTGTTAATTCCTGGAATAAATCCAGGAAAATGCGAGCACCCGTGTCAAGTTGGAGACTTGAACCCGGGTGGGTAGGTTCCACCGCAAGGAACCCAGTCGGTTGTCATTTCTAAATGAACAATACTTTGTAATTTCTGACTTCAACTTTTTGCAGGGCATGTGTCGTAGCTAATGATAAACTATTTGTGATTGGTGGACAAGAGGGAGACTTTATGCCTAAACCAGGATCACCTATTTTTAAATGTGTTCGGAGGCATGAGGTGTGTATGTGGTTCCTGGAGACGCTTATTCGTGCACCTGTGGTTTATTTTCTCATCATCAAAGACTTGCATTGGACCATGTTGAGTTCTACTCATGAAAACATGGTATCTTTAACACTTTTTTTTGGTGTTCATAATTTCTTTAAACAAATAAGTTCCTGCAGTTGGGATATTACTTCCTAATGATTGCTTGAACTTTGAACCTCAAACAAAAACCGATATTTTCAATATCGGTCCTTCTGTCCAAATTCCTCTTTTGTGTGAACATTTTTCTGCAGCTTAATTCTTATATGTTCAGAATTTCACTCTTTCAGGTTGTGTATGGTGATGTGTATATGCTAGATGATGGAGCCAAGTGGAAGCAACTGTCCCCAATGCCAAAGCCAGATTCCCACATTGAATTTGCTTGGGTTATCGTTAACAACTCCATAGTAATTGTTGGTGGAACTACAGAGAAGCATCCTATCACCAAAAAGATGATTCTTGTTGGTGAAGTCTTCCGTTTTGATTTGGATGCATTGGTAGGTTATGTCCAAGCGATTTTTTTCTTAGGGTCATTTTTAGTTTTATTGTGAATCCATGGCAGTTTCCTCTGAATTTCGAGGGTGCAACTAAATGAATTAAAAGTCTCTATGCCATTCTTGCAGACCTGGTCAGTCATTGGGCGCATGCCTTTCCGAATCAAGACAGCCTTAGCTGGGTACTGGGAGGGGTGGCTCTATTTTACTTCTGGGCAGCGAGATCGTGGGCCTGATAATCCAGCTCCAAAGAAAGTTGTTGGAAGTATGTGGAGGACGAGGCTACATTTGTGATGGTACAAGTTGTGACAGGGTTTTTtctgaaaattatagatctgtaTCTGATTTCTAGTTGAACAGCTAGGGCCCTCAACCTCAGAGAATTGCTTGTATCCTGTATTGTCTTCGGATGCATACTATCTATTTTGACTAGATATTTCAAATTTAACATTTAGGCTATTAGCTTGTAAATTGCCTGAGTACTGGCAGTAAAACCTTGTAAATACCTGCCTTTTCCAACAGAGGTTTGCCTAAACAAAGCAAAGGTTTCTGACTCAAGTTAAATCTGCATGAATGGATCTGTTTCCATTTTCTGACAGCCAGACGCCCCATGTGTTCATCCCACTTTTTGTGTCCTAACATGTCAACCTGATTTCTTGTTAATATTGTTTCAGAaaggctagcgcccggacgtccagaCGGGGGCTAGCGTCCAGACGCCTGCGCCGCACGCCTGCTTCGCGTGGGGTCCCGCGCCGCTCCATGTCCCACGCCTGCTTTGTCCCGATCTGCGCCCGCACGGTTTCCTACCTCTGCCGCTCGCGCCCCTCCACACCCACGCGCATGCAGGCGGGCCCAATAGCTGCAGCAGGCAGCTGCTACAGATAGGGTCCACTGCAACATctactttgcaacatctagaGGAAACATTTACGACATACGTCcaaaacagttgaaacacttgcaacatacatctaaaacatgagaaaaacacgtgtgtagccattgtagaacatatgcaacatctaggtatgaaacacttgcaacatatgtgtgaaaatatatgcaacatccagatgaaacacttgcaacataagtttGAAACATAAGCAACACCCAGATAAACACATGTGCAACATCggtctgaaacagctgaaacatttggaatagatgcttgcaacatccatgtatagccattgcaacatatgtaacatcccgacctacttttgcaacatcacatgaaacacttgcaacatgcatatgaagcaattgaaacacttgaaacacgcgCTTGCAACATCCGAGGAAGGAAGGGAGTGCGAGGTGCAGCCGGAGAAGCCTGCTTCAAGTTTGGCCACTCCGGATCTCGTGATGTCGCAAGATGAGGTCGAGCGTTGTGGCGGCGATAGCGGCCACGACCTCCTGGTGGGGAACGACGGCGTCGACAGCACCTCGACGCGACGAGGGACGGGGCATGGCTCGCAGGGGCGAGGACCGGGTACGACACGATGAGGCAGAGTTGGCGTGGTGGGGATGGAGCACAACGCGGGAGCAGACGTGTCGCGTCTCGACGCGGGATGGAGGCGCCGCCGCGAGGCGGCTTGGGGCGGGCGACAGCGCGGTGAGCCGCACCGAGCGAAGCGGGGAGTTGGGGATTTCTATGGCTATCTCAGTGGAGTGGATAGAGGAGAGAGCGTAGATGGGCCTGTTGGCCCGATCGCTGTGCTGGAGCGAGCGCAAAGTTTTTTTTAAGATTCTAGACGTATGTTATGTAGTGTTACCAATATTGTTTACCTGTTTTGATTCCCACATCCGGAATCTGAAGTTCAGAGATGTCTCCAAACAACCAGAAGTGATGTCCTAAAGCAATCTTGCCCTCCAATGGATGCAAGCAACTATCGACCTTTGTGAAAAGATTATTCTTGCTGGAAATATTCAATGCAAAGCAATGGAATAAAGGAGAGGCACCATATCCTGATGTATTCTTTCCCTAGCTGTTGCAGGGAGATAGATTTGTTGTAATAGGCCTTTGTGGGCTGACCCAAGGCCCCCCGTCCGAAGCAGGCCTAGAAAAATCCGAAGCTTCAGAAAACGGGCCGAAGCCCAAACCGTCCCTCCCTACAGAAAGCAGCCAGCGTCTTCCCCCAGTCGTCTTTGCTTCCCTCTCAATTCTcaaagccaccgccgccgccgccgccaccgccaccgccaccagtcCACCACGTCGCACGGCCGGAGTCTTCGTCGGCGCCGTGTAGGCCTGCCCTTCCCGGTAACGTTGCTCCTCCCTCCAGTCCAGTCTATACGGATTATGGACTCACGAGTGAATTCATATGTTCGTTCTTAAATGATCTCCCTGATCCGAGATGGTGTTCTCTTATCTCCGTTCGGTATGTTTCTGTTTttttcgtcatcatcatcattcaggCTGAAGTACTGTTGCATCCCAGGACATCGTGTGGATCCCTGCCGGCCGGCTCGATGAGTTTCCGGCGGTTCCTGTACATGATGTGGGACGTCGAGGCAATCGACGGCAGCTGCTCCCTTCGCCGCATCGACACGTCGCGCCTCTTCTTCCGTACATCTACCGAGGGCACACCAGCGCCGCTCGACAGCGGCGGCATCGGAGCAGGAGCTACTGATCCGTCGGCGGCACACGACGGCGGTCGCCTGCCTGACCCCGCAATCGAGGTTTTCATTATCAGAAATAAAAATTTATGAGGTCATGGATAAataggatatatcggaaatatcggaccaaattttaaaaaaaatcaaattgttttgaaaaaattccATAGAATTTGATTTGAAACTATTCCTAAACCATTAAACACCACTTGTTtacagataaaaacaagaataaaataTTATAGTGTGGGATTGTCGCACGGCTAAATTTGGGTTGTGTGTGGAAGCAGGAAAGAAGAGAAAAATTTAGCCGATGTTAAATTTTATCGGACCCTGAGGATAGAAAGAAAATTTCAGAAATTTCTGTGaatttcggccgataaaaaaaaccttgCCCGCAATAAAGCTGTGCCCTCCTATCTTCCCACGCAAGGTCGGTGAAGTGGTTCATGCTCTTCAAGAACAAGGGCGTATTCGCCATCGACTGCACGGGCTGCAGCTTCATGTGCGAGTGCGACCCCGCCGACGACAAGTCCCTCACCGTCCGCGCCCTGCCCAGCCTGACCGCTCCCAAGTTCTCGCCCTTCTCCCTCgatcaccgtcggcgagagcCTGTACGTCATGGACACGTCCCCCGTGCGCAGCAACGGCAGGCAGAGGCACAGCTTCGAGGTCCTCTCGCACGCCGACCACCGCACCTTCCGAGGCATCAAGGACTGGTGCTGGCGGCCTCTGGACCCGCCGCCGCTCGTGGAGCACTGCGGCAACCAATGCCACTC encodes:
- the LOC136472554 gene encoding uncharacterized protein, with amino-acid sequence MSFRRFLYMMWDVEAIDGSCSLRRIDTSRLFFRTSTEGTPAPLDSGGIGAGATDPSAAHDGGRLPDPAIEVGEVVHALQEQGRIRHRLHGLQLHVRVRPRRRQVPHRPRPAQPDRSQVLALLPRSPSARACTSWTRPPCAATAGRGTASRSSRTPTTAPSEASRTGAGGLWTRRRSWSTAATNATPSTPTRWTPGGSGILVSNNASRLTYRFDTASGAWRKAGDWVLPFTNLAEYLPEHNLWPSDLPHRRRQPRRVVVVVGGDGDEDEEAARGARRLEGVRRASAGVDPRVALRGAPGLLQVLHRQVLLHW